GCTACCCGTTGTTGTACCCGTGAGGGGCTGGTGTCGGCCAGGGCACGTCGAAGGGCTTGGGCAAATTGGTCGGGTGTATCGGCCAGTTCGATTACCCCATCGAAATCGTCCAGAATCGAGAAGGGCGTCGATACAACGGACAAGCCAGCCGCCAGATATTCGTTGATTTTCAGCGGATAAATGGTATAGGTGTGCCGATTACAGACGAACGGAATAATGCCGACGCTAAGCTGGGCCAGTAAGGGTGGCAGATCGACGGGCTGATGAGGGGGAATAAACGTTACGTTTGGGTAGTGCCCCAGTCGTTGGATTAACAGAGGCTCGTGTACTTCACCGATAAACTGAAAGTCTACATCCGGCATGGTACGGGCGCAGTATTCCATAATATCGATGTTGACCCGGTTATCGGCTGAGCCTAGGTAGCCTACAACTGGTTTTTTTGGTGGTTGCTGCTGAGCCAGAAGCCTTGCCTGGTTGAACAGATCGAAATTGGCACCGTTCTTTACACAAAACGTTTGAGGCTGAAGCGTCGACTTATCCTGTCGCAGGGTCTCGGAAGTGGTCACTACGGCATCTACCCGCCGGATGTAGGCTTCCTCATAGCGGGTACCGTGTTTGCTCATCCATTCACCAGCCGCCGAAATTTCATCAAAACAGTAGTATAACGTAGCGCATTCGTTGAGCTTCCCCAGCATTGGCAACCCAATAACCGGGTTATAGGCATTGATCACCAATGGTCGATGCATGCCCAGTTTTTTCAGCACTGTTCGGAGTTGCCCTACTAGTCGATTGATATTCCATTGCAGAACCCGATCGTGAGCGCTGTCGTCCATCCAGTTGATTGGAAGAATAATAGGGGGCGACCAGACGTACAAATCTTCGCCACCCTGATTGTCAATTTTGGTCAGTGGGTTGCCAAACAACAACTCCTTCGTCGATACTTCCTTACGACCCGTGACCAGATCTTTAATCGTGTACAGGTAGTCGACAAACAACACCCGATGCCGGGCCGACAACTC
This window of the Spirosoma aerolatum genome carries:
- a CDS encoding glycosyltransferase translates to MKQFDSIVCISQTSWKGDFQKAVVQLMTELSARHRVLFVDYLYTIKDLVTGRKEVSTKELLFGNPLTKIDNQGGEDLYVWSPPIILPINWMDDSAHDRVLQWNINRLVGQLRTVLKKLGMHRPLVINAYNPVIGLPMLGKLNECATLYYCFDEISAAGEWMSKHGTRYEEAYIRRVDAVVTTSETLRQDKSTLQPQTFCVKNGANFDLFNQARLLAQQQPPKKPVVGYLGSADNRVNIDIMEYCARTMPDVDFQFIGEVHEPLLIQRLGHYPNVTFIPPHQPVDLPPLLAQLSVGIIPFVCNRHTYTIYPLKINEYLAAGLSVVSTPFSILDDFDGVIELADTPDQFAQALRRALADTSPSRVQQRVAMAQRNSWPERAREFEGVIQQMPKAWRQEQPV